A stretch of Macadamia integrifolia cultivar HAES 741 chromosome 7, SCU_Mint_v3, whole genome shotgun sequence DNA encodes these proteins:
- the LOC122084161 gene encoding uncharacterized protein LOC122084161 isoform X1, giving the protein MLEVVESSVNGRFSQLQSCGDSSEEELSVLPRHTKVVVTGNNRTKSVLVGLQGVVKKAVGLGGWHWLVLTNGIEVKLQRNALSVLEAPTGHEEDDDLECENMQWNGSDMASDDTQKSHRPRHRSQKSVGSSQKIMSRSLSCDSQSKGSVSLARGATKIDLSKLEMAALWRYWRHFNLVDAIPNPSKEQLIDVVQRHFMSQQLDELQVIAGFVKAAKRLKTVCN; this is encoded by the exons ATGCTGGAGGTAGTTGAGAGTTCTGTCAATGGCAGATTTTCACAGTTGCAGAGTTGTGGAGATAGTAGCGAAGAAGAGCTCTCTGTGCTCCCTCGTCACACTAAAGTCGTTGTCACTGGTAACAATCGGACGAAATCCGTTCTAGTTGGCCTCCAAGGCGTGGTGAAGAAGGCTGTTGGCCTTGGCGGGTGGCATTGGCTG GTTCTCACAAATGGCATAGAAGTAAAGTTGCAGAGGAATGCCCTTAGTGTTCTTGAAGCTCCAACCGGTcatgaggaggatgatgaccTTGAGTGTGAAAACATGCAGTGGAATGGTTCAGATATGG CTTCTGATGACACTCAGAAATCTCACAGACCTAGGCACCGGTCACAGAAGTCTGTTGGGTCATCTCAGAAGATCATGAGCCGGTCTCTTTCTTGTGACTCACAATCTAAAGGATCTGTCTCACTTGCTCGGGGTGCAACG AAGATTGACCTCAGTAAGCTAGAAATGGCGGcattatggagatattggagGCACTTCAACCTT GTGGATGCCATTCCCAACCCATCAAAGGAGCAGTTGATTGATGTTGTTCAGAGGCATTTTATGTCACAG CAATTGGATGAGTTGCAGGTAATTGCTGGGTTCGTTAAGGCTGCAAAGAGACTGAAGACCGTCTGCAATTGA
- the LOC122084161 gene encoding uncharacterized protein LOC122084161 isoform X2, giving the protein MLEVVESSVNGRFSQLQSCGDSSEEELSVLPRHTKVVVTGNNRTKSVLVGLQGVVKKAVGLGGWHWLVLTNGIEVKLQRNALSVLEAPTGHEEDDDLECENMQWNGSDMASDDTQKSHRPRHRSQKSVGSSQKIMSRSLSCDSQSKGSVSLARGATIDLSKLEMAALWRYWRHFNLVDAIPNPSKEQLIDVVQRHFMSQQLDELQVIAGFVKAAKRLKTVCN; this is encoded by the exons ATGCTGGAGGTAGTTGAGAGTTCTGTCAATGGCAGATTTTCACAGTTGCAGAGTTGTGGAGATAGTAGCGAAGAAGAGCTCTCTGTGCTCCCTCGTCACACTAAAGTCGTTGTCACTGGTAACAATCGGACGAAATCCGTTCTAGTTGGCCTCCAAGGCGTGGTGAAGAAGGCTGTTGGCCTTGGCGGGTGGCATTGGCTG GTTCTCACAAATGGCATAGAAGTAAAGTTGCAGAGGAATGCCCTTAGTGTTCTTGAAGCTCCAACCGGTcatgaggaggatgatgaccTTGAGTGTGAAAACATGCAGTGGAATGGTTCAGATATGG CTTCTGATGACACTCAGAAATCTCACAGACCTAGGCACCGGTCACAGAAGTCTGTTGGGTCATCTCAGAAGATCATGAGCCGGTCTCTTTCTTGTGACTCACAATCTAAAGGATCTGTCTCACTTGCTCGGGGTGCAACG ATTGACCTCAGTAAGCTAGAAATGGCGGcattatggagatattggagGCACTTCAACCTT GTGGATGCCATTCCCAACCCATCAAAGGAGCAGTTGATTGATGTTGTTCAGAGGCATTTTATGTCACAG CAATTGGATGAGTTGCAGGTAATTGCTGGGTTCGTTAAGGCTGCAAAGAGACTGAAGACCGTCTGCAATTGA